A stretch of Bacillus pseudomycoides DNA encodes these proteins:
- a CDS encoding YhgE/Pip domain-containing protein — translation MKQIWRIYTTDLRNVAKHWAAIVIVLGLMILPSLYAWFNIKASWDPYGNTKEIPIAVSNQDVGSNLRGKDINIGKEIVDSLKKDKNFGWKFVDEKQAIYGVERGDYYASITIPKDFSEKITTVISDNPQKPELDYFVNEKVNAIAPKITAKGASGIAEEISKNFVKTANGEIFQVFNDLGIDLETNLPSIEKVKDLVFKLEAQFPEMYTLVNTALDDASRAQDLVKVAQEDLPVVESVINDGQETLGNLDKFFANNDQRLKDAPGVIRNDLTVVKDGMDKATAFTNFLMNPGVDLNLPDISKIPPLPEFPSLSGLPQFNDEGYKNIARNINQTVNTVLNSARTGTAYAQGVMNGLQNGKFDPERAKKELNQASDNLQGHTDGVSYLIDVLTKLQESAPHDWRKEFFQTRIDHLTNLKNGMDNANNGIKDIVSIIGTGQEVKQDVRDAVNQKLNAVNGLIDQAEKDYNETFVADYKKAVQFKEQTENKINEDYEKAKTEYNKVRDGIENAKSDAQKAMEDLQNKGVNGLDSTKVALNSLNGQFQAGISMIDDMIPVLESANKVLADVNSDKNLNSGIAKLNKAKGALQKGVDATNKGITLINNGQQPTKDIIESINEASKNGSAQLDDFLARYDSEIVPSFNAAIARTKEMSKNTSKILNDADKKLPDVKKLLEDSSKGLVEGKKKVEDIKAEMPATEKKIKELADKIREFESEEDIKDIIRLLKNDVEKQSDYFANPVNLKENKLFAMPNYGSAMSPFYTVLALWVGALLMVSLLTVEVHEEGANYKSHEVYFGRFLTFLTIGLAQAFIVAMGDIFLLGTYVVDKFWFVLFSLFIGGVFVCIVYSLVSVFGNIGKSMAIILLVLQVAGSGGTFPIQMLPKFFQTIYPFLPFTYAISAIRETVGGMLWDVVIRDLLVLSVFVVIMLVLALVLKTPINKSSEKFVENAKGSKIIH, via the coding sequence ATGAAACAGATATGGCGTATTTACACGACAGACTTACGGAATGTAGCCAAACATTGGGCTGCGATAGTAATTGTATTAGGGCTTATGATTTTACCTTCGCTATATGCATGGTTTAACATTAAAGCTTCATGGGACCCATATGGGAACACGAAAGAGATCCCGATTGCAGTTTCTAACCAAGATGTTGGATCGAACCTACGAGGAAAAGATATTAACATCGGGAAAGAAATTGTAGATTCGCTTAAGAAGGACAAGAACTTTGGTTGGAAATTTGTTGATGAAAAGCAAGCGATTTATGGAGTAGAGCGTGGAGACTATTATGCAAGCATTACGATTCCAAAAGACTTCTCTGAAAAAATTACAACAGTCATTAGCGATAATCCACAAAAACCAGAGCTGGACTATTTTGTAAATGAAAAGGTTAATGCCATTGCACCGAAAATTACAGCAAAAGGTGCATCAGGTATAGCAGAAGAAATCAGTAAAAATTTTGTTAAAACAGCAAATGGTGAGATTTTTCAAGTGTTCAATGACCTTGGAATCGATTTAGAAACAAACTTACCAAGTATTGAAAAAGTAAAAGATCTTGTATTCAAGCTAGAAGCGCAGTTCCCAGAAATGTATACACTTGTGAATACAGCATTAGATGATGCTTCTAGAGCGCAAGACCTTGTGAAAGTTGCGCAAGAGGATTTACCGGTCGTAGAAAGTGTGATTAATGATGGACAGGAAACGCTGGGGAACTTAGATAAGTTCTTTGCGAACAATGACCAAAGGTTAAAAGATGCTCCTGGAGTGATACGGAACGACTTAACTGTGGTGAAAGATGGCATGGATAAGGCAACAGCCTTTACTAATTTCTTAATGAATCCAGGTGTTGATTTGAACCTTCCTGATATATCTAAGATACCTCCACTGCCTGAGTTTCCATCACTTTCTGGACTTCCACAGTTTAATGATGAAGGATATAAAAATATTGCGAGAAACATTAATCAAACTGTGAACACTGTGTTGAACTCAGCTCGTACAGGAACTGCATATGCACAAGGTGTTATGAATGGATTGCAAAATGGAAAGTTTGATCCAGAGAGAGCGAAGAAAGAGCTCAACCAGGCTTCTGACAATCTTCAAGGCCATACTGATGGTGTTTCTTATCTTATTGATGTGTTGACTAAACTTCAAGAATCAGCACCACATGATTGGAGAAAAGAGTTTTTCCAAACTAGAATAGACCATTTAACTAATTTAAAAAATGGTATGGATAATGCGAACAATGGTATTAAAGACATTGTAAGTATCATTGGTACAGGTCAAGAAGTAAAACAAGATGTGAGAGATGCTGTTAATCAAAAATTAAATGCAGTAAATGGCTTAATTGATCAAGCTGAAAAAGATTATAATGAAACTTTTGTAGCAGATTACAAAAAAGCAGTTCAGTTTAAAGAACAAACAGAAAACAAGATAAATGAGGATTATGAGAAAGCAAAGACTGAATATAATAAAGTAAGAGATGGTATTGAGAATGCTAAATCTGATGCTCAAAAGGCAATGGAAGACCTGCAAAATAAAGGTGTAAATGGCCTAGATTCAACGAAAGTAGCTTTAAACAGCTTAAACGGTCAATTCCAAGCAGGTATTAGTATGATTGATGATATGATTCCTGTTTTAGAAAGTGCGAATAAGGTTTTAGCTGATGTAAATAGTGATAAAAATCTTAATAGTGGGATTGCGAAATTAAATAAAGCAAAAGGTGCCCTTCAAAAAGGTGTCGATGCAACAAATAAAGGAATTACACTTATTAATAATGGGCAACAACCTACAAAAGATATAATTGAAAGCATTAATGAAGCATCGAAAAATGGTTCAGCACAATTGGATGATTTCTTAGCAAGATACGATTCCGAAATTGTTCCAAGCTTTAATGCAGCAATCGCACGTACCAAAGAGATGTCAAAAAATACATCTAAAATTTTAAACGATGCAGATAAAAAGCTTCCAGATGTTAAAAAACTGTTAGAAGATTCATCAAAAGGTTTAGTAGAGGGTAAAAAGAAAGTTGAAGATATTAAAGCTGAGATGCCAGCTACTGAGAAAAAGATTAAGGAACTAGCAGATAAAATTCGTGAGTTTGAATCAGAAGAAGATATAAAAGACATCATCCGTTTATTGAAAAATGATGTTGAAAAGCAAAGTGACTATTTTGCAAATCCGGTGAATTTAAAAGAAAATAAATTATTTGCGATGCCAAACTATGGTTCAGCGATGTCACCATTCTATACAGTACTTGCGTTATGGGTAGGGGCATTGTTAATGGTTTCACTATTAACAGTAGAAGTACATGAAGAAGGTGCAAATTATAAGAGTCATGAGGTCTACTTCGGACGTTTCTTAACGTTCTTAACGATAGGTCTTGCACAGGCATTTATTGTAGCGATGGGAGATATTTTCTTACTTGGTACGTATGTAGTTGATAAGTTTTGGTTTGTTTTATTCAGCTTATTTATTGGTGGAGTCTTTGTTTGTATCGTGTATTCACTTGTTTCTGTTTTCGGAAACATTGGGAAATCGATGGCAATCATTCTACTCGTACTACAGGTGGCTGGATCAGGTGGAACATTCCCAATTCAAATGCTTCCAAAATTCTTCCAAACAATTTATCCATTCTTACCGTTCACATATGCAATTAGTGCGATTCGTGAAACAGTGGGCGGAATGCTTTGGGATGTTGTGATAAGAGATCTTCTCGTGTTAAGTGTCTTTGTGGTAATCATGCTTGTACTTGCATTAGTACTGAAAACACCAATTAACAAATCGAGTGAGAAATTTGTTGAGAATGCAAAAGGGAGTAAAATTATTCATTAA
- the ilvA gene encoding threonine ammonia-lyase produces MISLQDIIAAHEKMKGIVHMTPLDYSSTFSELSHNEVYLKLENLQKTGSFKVRGSYNKMVSLDKGELENGVVAASAGNHAQGVAYSSNMLDIPCTIVMPKGAPLSKVLATKRYGAHVELQGDVFDDALAYALDLKEQTGAKFVHPFDDEAVISGQGTVGLEILQQLDDVEAVICPVGGGGLIAGVAMAIKEQKPSVKVYGVQALACPGMKQSLEEKKVITVESSPTMADGIAVKRPGELTFQLVERYVDDIFCVDEMEIARTMLMLLERNKLLVEGSGASSLAALLYQKIPVKEKKVVSILSGGNVDVNFITRIIEHGMVEAGRFVHIATMIKDKPGHLQHLLEIVTSFEANVLHIHLERIGTKVFPGYAQLHLSLETKDKNHIEEVLSGIEKKGYNVEIVE; encoded by the coding sequence ATGATTTCTTTACAAGATATTATAGCTGCTCATGAGAAGATGAAAGGCATTGTCCATATGACACCACTAGATTATTCAAGTACATTTAGTGAACTATCGCATAATGAAGTATATTTGAAACTCGAAAATTTACAAAAGACGGGTTCTTTTAAAGTACGTGGTTCTTATAATAAGATGGTTTCTCTTGATAAAGGTGAATTAGAAAATGGGGTTGTTGCAGCGTCTGCTGGAAATCATGCACAAGGTGTCGCCTATTCTAGTAATATGCTCGATATTCCCTGTACGATTGTGATGCCAAAAGGTGCACCGCTTAGTAAAGTACTTGCGACTAAGCGATATGGTGCACATGTAGAGTTGCAAGGTGATGTATTTGATGATGCATTAGCGTATGCGCTAGATTTGAAAGAACAAACAGGAGCAAAGTTTGTACACCCATTTGATGATGAGGCTGTAATCTCTGGTCAAGGGACGGTAGGTTTAGAAATATTGCAGCAACTTGATGACGTCGAAGCAGTTATTTGTCCTGTTGGTGGTGGCGGCTTAATTGCAGGTGTTGCGATGGCGATTAAAGAACAAAAACCATCAGTGAAAGTATATGGTGTACAAGCGCTTGCTTGCCCGGGGATGAAGCAATCCTTAGAGGAAAAGAAAGTTATTACTGTGGAATCTTCACCAACTATGGCAGATGGAATTGCAGTGAAAAGACCGGGAGAACTTACATTTCAGCTTGTAGAGCGATATGTAGACGATATTTTTTGTGTGGATGAAATGGAAATTGCAAGAACGATGTTAATGCTACTGGAACGAAATAAATTATTAGTAGAAGGCTCAGGTGCTAGTTCGTTAGCCGCATTGCTCTATCAAAAAATTCCTGTGAAAGAGAAAAAAGTTGTGTCGATTTTAAGTGGTGGAAATGTTGATGTTAACTTCATTACTCGTATTATTGAACATGGGATGGTTGAAGCTGGCCGCTTTGTTCATATTGCAACAATGATTAAAGATAAACCAGGACATTTGCAACATTTACTCGAAATTGTAACAAGTTTTGAAGCAAATGTATTACATATTCATTTAGAGCGGATTGGAACAAAAGTGTTTCCAGGATATGCACAGCTCCATTTGTCATTAGAGACGAAAGATAAAAATCATATTGAAGAAGTATTGAGTGGGATAGAAAAGAAAGGGTATAACGTAGAAATTGTTGAATGA
- a CDS encoding DNA topoisomerase III: MAKSVVIAEKPSVARDIARVLKCDKKGNGYLEGNKYIVTWALGHLVTLADPESYDIKYKKWNLEDLPMLPERLKLTVIKQTGKQFNAVKSQLIRKDVNEIIVATDAGREGELVARWIIDKVKINKPIKRLWISSVTDKAIKDGFANLKPGKAYDNLYASAVARSEADWYIGLNATRALTTRFNAQLNCGRVQTPTVAIIAGREDEIKNFKAQTYYGIEAQTTEQLKLTWQDARGNGRNFDKAKIDTIVTKLDKQNATVVEIDKKVKKSFAPGLYDLTELQRDANKIFGYSAKETLNIMQKLYEQHKVLTYPRTDSRYISSDIVGTLPERLKACGVGEYRSLAHKILNKPIKSTKAFVDDSKVSDHHAIIPTESYVNFSAFTDKERKIYDLVVKRFLAVLFPAFEYEQLTLRTKIGDETFVARGKTILHSGWKEVYENRFEDDDAVEDLKEQILPRIEKGDTLSVKLIAQTSGQTKPPARFNEATLLSAMENPTKYMDTQNKQLADTLKSTGGLGTVATRADIIDKLFNSFLIEKRGKDIHITSKGRQLLDLVPEELKSPTLTAEWEQKLEAIAKGKLKKEIFISEMKNYTKEIVAEIKSSDKKYKHENISTKTCPDCGKPMLEVNGKKGKMLVCQDRECGHRKNVSRTTNARCPQCKKKLELRGEGAGQIFACKCGYREKLSTFQERRKKESGNKADKRYVQKYMKQQQKEEEEPLNNALAEALKKLKFE; the protein is encoded by the coding sequence ATGGCTAAAAGTGTTGTAATTGCTGAAAAACCTTCTGTTGCACGTGATATTGCACGTGTATTGAAGTGTGATAAAAAAGGAAATGGTTACCTTGAGGGTAATAAATATATCGTTACTTGGGCTTTAGGGCATCTTGTTACATTAGCAGATCCAGAAAGCTATGATATAAAATATAAAAAGTGGAATCTAGAAGATTTACCAATGCTACCTGAGCGTTTGAAATTAACAGTGATTAAGCAAACTGGCAAACAATTTAATGCCGTTAAAAGCCAACTGATTAGAAAAGATGTAAATGAAATAATTGTAGCTACAGACGCGGGTCGCGAGGGAGAATTAGTCGCTCGTTGGATTATTGATAAAGTTAAAATTAATAAACCTATCAAACGTCTATGGATTTCATCTGTTACCGATAAAGCAATCAAAGACGGCTTCGCAAACTTGAAGCCTGGGAAAGCATACGACAATTTATACGCTTCAGCTGTTGCACGTTCAGAAGCTGACTGGTACATCGGTCTTAATGCGACACGTGCATTAACTACAAGGTTTAATGCACAACTAAACTGCGGTCGTGTTCAAACACCTACTGTAGCTATCATTGCAGGGCGTGAGGATGAAATTAAAAACTTCAAAGCGCAAACATACTACGGCATTGAAGCTCAAACAACAGAACAATTAAAATTGACTTGGCAAGATGCTAGAGGGAATGGTCGCAATTTTGATAAAGCAAAAATTGATACCATTGTGACAAAACTAGATAAACAAAATGCAACTGTGGTAGAAATCGATAAAAAGGTGAAAAAATCATTTGCTCCTGGTCTTTATGACTTAACAGAGCTACAACGTGATGCAAATAAAATCTTTGGTTATTCTGCAAAAGAAACGTTAAATATTATGCAAAAATTGTATGAACAGCACAAGGTATTAACATATCCTCGTACAGATTCGCGCTATATTTCATCTGATATCGTCGGAACGCTTCCAGAGCGTCTAAAAGCGTGTGGAGTAGGAGAATACCGTTCTTTAGCTCATAAAATTTTAAATAAGCCTATAAAGTCCACTAAAGCATTTGTTGATGATAGTAAAGTAAGCGATCATCACGCAATCATCCCAACGGAAAGCTATGTGAATTTCTCAGCTTTCACAGATAAAGAACGCAAAATTTATGATTTAGTGGTAAAGCGTTTCTTAGCAGTTTTATTCCCAGCTTTTGAATATGAACAACTAACATTACGCACGAAAATTGGTGATGAAACGTTTGTTGCACGTGGCAAAACGATTTTACATTCTGGTTGGAAAGAAGTATATGAAAACCGCTTTGAAGATGACGATGCAGTTGAAGATTTAAAAGAGCAAATTTTACCTCGCATCGAAAAAGGCGATACATTAAGCGTAAAACTAATTGCACAAACATCAGGTCAAACAAAACCACCTGCACGCTTTAATGAAGCAACGTTACTTTCAGCAATGGAAAACCCTACAAAATACATGGATACGCAAAATAAACAACTTGCTGATACGTTAAAATCAACTGGTGGATTAGGTACTGTGGCTACACGAGCTGACATTATTGACAAACTATTTAATTCATTCTTGATTGAAAAACGTGGTAAAGATATTCACATTACATCAAAAGGTCGTCAGTTACTTGATTTAGTACCGGAAGAGCTAAAATCTCCTACACTAACTGCTGAATGGGAACAAAAACTTGAAGCTATCGCAAAAGGTAAATTAAAAAAAGAAATTTTCATTTCCGAGATGAAAAACTATACAAAAGAAATCGTTGCTGAAATTAAATCAAGCGATAAAAAGTATAAGCATGAAAACATTTCAACAAAAACTTGTCCAGACTGTGGCAAACCGATGCTTGAAGTAAACGGCAAAAAAGGTAAAATGCTTGTATGCCAAGACCGCGAATGTGGTCATCGTAAAAATGTATCCCGTACGACAAATGCAAGATGCCCTCAATGTAAGAAAAAACTAGAACTTCGCGGTGAAGGAGCTGGCCAAATCTTCGCATGTAAATGTGGATATCGCGAGAAGCTTTCTACATTCCAAGAACGCCGCAAGAAAGAATCAGGAAATAAAGCAGATAAACGCTACGTTCAAAAATATATGAAGCAGCAACAAAAAGAAGAAGAAGAGCCATTAAATAACGCACTAGCAGAAGCATTAAAAAAGTTAAAATTTGAATAA
- a CDS encoding ABC transporter permease gives MNMKNQKRSNITITTIWLILLIAIWEGSVSLFRIEPWILPKPSAIAQELMEMKDLLLPNTMQTLQEVIIGLFFAILLGTSIAIIMDVIPLFRLLINPLLVISQTIPIVVLAPLFIIWFGYGMLPKVMVVILVCFFPIALSILEGFQTVDKNMLKLLQTMRATKWQIYQKVKFPAVLPYFFSGLKIAVTYSVMGAIIGEWLGASEGLGVMLTRATKSFLTARVFGIAAIIVMVTLLLYFIVEFMARLTAPWIYRKDDKK, from the coding sequence ATGAATATGAAAAACCAGAAACGATCTAACATAACGATTACAACGATTTGGCTTATCCTTCTCATTGCTATATGGGAAGGATCTGTTTCATTATTTCGAATTGAACCGTGGATCTTACCAAAACCCTCTGCAATCGCTCAAGAGCTAATGGAAATGAAAGATTTATTGTTACCAAATACAATGCAAACACTGCAAGAAGTTATAATTGGTTTGTTTTTTGCGATTTTACTTGGAACAAGTATTGCAATTATTATGGATGTTATTCCGCTATTTCGCCTTTTAATTAACCCGTTACTCGTTATTTCGCAAACGATTCCGATTGTTGTGTTAGCACCTCTATTTATTATTTGGTTTGGATATGGGATGCTGCCAAAGGTGATGGTTGTTATTCTTGTTTGTTTCTTTCCGATTGCTCTTAGTATTTTAGAAGGTTTTCAAACGGTAGATAAAAATATGCTTAAGTTGTTACAAACAATGCGAGCGACGAAATGGCAAATCTATCAAAAGGTAAAATTTCCAGCCGTGCTCCCATACTTTTTCTCAGGGCTGAAAATTGCTGTTACATATAGCGTGATGGGAGCGATTATTGGAGAATGGCTTGGTGCGAGTGAAGGATTAGGTGTTATGCTTACACGTGCGACGAAATCCTTTTTAACAGCTCGTGTATTTGGAATCGCAGCAATTATCGTAATGGTGACATTACTCTTGTATTTTATCGTAGAATTTATGGCAAGACTAACAGCACCATGGATATACAGAAAGGACGATAAAAAATGA
- the thiE gene encoding thiamine phosphate synthase has product MARIDQQQMSKLLQVYFIMGSNNCKRDPLQIMKEALDGGITLFQFREKGEGALIGEERVHFAKQLQMLCKEYDVPFIVNDDVELAIELDADGVHVGQDDEGITSVREKMGDKIVGVSAHTIEEAHFAIANGADYLGVGPIFPTSTKKDTKAVQGTKGLLHFREAGITIPIVGIGGITVENAASVIEAGADGVSVISAISLADSSYESTSLLTGIFNDK; this is encoded by the coding sequence ATGGCACGTATTGATCAACAACAAATGTCCAAATTATTGCAAGTGTATTTTATTATGGGAAGTAATAACTGTAAAAGAGATCCATTACAAATAATGAAAGAAGCGTTAGATGGCGGAATAACGCTTTTCCAATTTCGTGAAAAAGGTGAAGGAGCTTTAATTGGAGAAGAACGAGTGCATTTTGCTAAGCAGCTACAAATGCTTTGTAAAGAATATGATGTACCTTTTATCGTGAATGATGATGTAGAATTAGCAATTGAATTGGATGCAGATGGTGTTCATGTCGGACAAGATGACGAAGGAATTACATCCGTTCGTGAAAAAATGGGAGATAAAATTGTCGGGGTATCTGCTCATACGATAGAGGAAGCTCATTTTGCTATTGCAAACGGAGCGGATTATTTAGGAGTAGGGCCGATTTTTCCAACGAGCACGAAAAAAGATACAAAAGCAGTACAAGGAACGAAAGGGTTGCTTCATTTTAGAGAGGCGGGAATTACAATTCCGATTGTTGGTATTGGAGGAATTACAGTTGAAAATGCTGCTTCTGTTATAGAGGCGGGGGCGGATGGAGTTTCGGTTATTTCTGCAATTAGTTTAGCAGATTCATCTTATGAAAGTACGTCTTTACTGACAGGTATTTTTAATGATAAATAG
- a CDS encoding anaerobic C4-dicarboxylate transporter family protein yields MFWLQFLTLLLCIFIGARLGGVGLGVMGGVGMAILVFVFHLQPTAPPIDVMLMILAVITAAGALQAAGGMDYLVHLAEKALRKNPKRITFFAPIVTYLFTLCAGTGHVAYSVLPVIAEVSRESGIRPERPMSIAVIASQQAITASPISAATVALLAMLADYKITLLDILKVSIPSTFIACMLAAFVASKMGKELNEDPEYLKRLKEGMIPKLEEKKEFIGAKGAKLSVILFLFATLFVVLLGSFETLRPGWMIDGKLVRLSMPNTIEMVMLTIAALIIIFCKPNVESIVSGNVFKAGATAVVAIFGIAWMGDTFFNGNLSTIQGSIQHLVTSAPWLFAIALFILSILLYSQAATVRALVPLGLSLGISPALLIAMFPAVNGYFFIPNYGTIVAAINFDRTGTTRIGKYVLNHSFMIPGLVATFASIGIGMLLISIMF; encoded by the coding sequence ATGTTTTGGCTACAATTTCTTACCTTACTACTCTGCATCTTTATCGGTGCACGCCTTGGCGGAGTTGGTCTAGGAGTAATGGGTGGTGTTGGTATGGCAATCCTCGTATTTGTCTTCCACTTACAACCTACAGCTCCTCCTATTGACGTTATGCTGATGATTTTAGCAGTCATCACTGCTGCTGGTGCCCTGCAAGCTGCTGGTGGAATGGATTATCTTGTCCATCTCGCAGAAAAAGCACTACGTAAAAATCCAAAGCGTATTACATTTTTCGCTCCTATTGTAACTTATTTATTTACGTTATGTGCTGGAACTGGTCACGTTGCCTATTCTGTACTTCCTGTTATCGCAGAAGTATCACGCGAGTCAGGAATTAGACCGGAACGTCCAATGTCAATTGCCGTAATCGCTTCACAACAAGCAATTACAGCAAGCCCAATCTCAGCTGCAACTGTGGCCCTATTAGCGATGCTAGCTGATTATAAAATTACATTGTTAGATATTTTAAAAGTAAGTATTCCTTCTACTTTTATCGCTTGTATGTTAGCAGCTTTCGTTGCGAGCAAAATGGGTAAAGAGTTAAACGAAGACCCAGAATACCTAAAACGATTGAAAGAAGGCATGATTCCTAAACTTGAAGAAAAGAAAGAATTTATCGGTGCAAAAGGTGCCAAGTTATCTGTTATTCTTTTCTTATTCGCTACTCTTTTTGTTGTTCTTCTTGGTTCATTCGAAACACTTCGTCCAGGATGGATGATAGATGGAAAATTAGTTCGTCTTTCAATGCCAAATACAATTGAAATGGTCATGCTTACAATTGCTGCTCTTATTATTATCTTCTGTAAACCAAATGTAGAAAGCATTGTATCTGGCAATGTCTTTAAAGCAGGCGCTACAGCTGTTGTTGCAATCTTCGGTATCGCTTGGATGGGAGACACATTCTTTAACGGAAACTTAAGTACGATTCAAGGATCGATTCAACACTTAGTAACAAGCGCACCATGGTTATTCGCTATTGCATTATTTATTCTATCTATTTTACTGTATAGCCAGGCAGCAACAGTGCGTGCGTTAGTGCCACTCGGATTATCACTTGGTATTTCACCAGCACTTCTTATTGCGATGTTCCCTGCAGTAAACGGATATTTCTTCATTCCGAACTACGGAACAATTGTTGCTGCAATCAACTTTGACCGTACAGGAACAACACGTATTGGTAAATATGTATTAAATCATAGCTTTATGATTCCTGGTCTTGTTGCAACGTTTGCTTCCATTGGAATTGGGATGCTACTCATTTCAATTATGTTTTAA
- a CDS encoding MTH1187 family thiamine-binding protein encodes MSQQVTISFSVVPQAKTKDLYAVVDKAIEVVQQSGVRYEVGAMETTLEGELDVLLDVIKRAQQACVDAGAEEVITSIKIHYRPSTGVTIDEKVWKYRDEYEKPETI; translated from the coding sequence ATGTCACAACAAGTTACCATTTCATTTTCAGTCGTACCACAAGCAAAAACGAAAGATCTGTATGCCGTTGTTGATAAGGCAATTGAAGTTGTACAACAATCTGGTGTTCGTTATGAAGTAGGTGCGATGGAAACAACGCTAGAAGGAGAATTAGATGTGCTTCTTGACGTGATTAAACGTGCACAACAAGCTTGTGTTGATGCTGGGGCAGAAGAAGTGATTACTTCTATTAAAATTCATTATCGTCCAAGCACTGGTGTAACGATTGATGAGAAAGTTTGGAAGTACCGTGATGAATATGAAAAACCAGAAACGATCTAA
- a CDS encoding cbb3-type cytochrome c oxidase subunit I: MGIRFIQISSIYFVIGVCMGLFMSISANYKLTAVHVHVLLLGWTSMMLAGILYYIFKEAGTSKLGKLHFWLLNIGLPIMMIALALEIYGYHAVIPFVAGGSILVVLAIIIFAINIFTQIKESLK, from the coding sequence ATGGGAATTCGTTTCATTCAAATCTCTTCTATTTATTTTGTCATTGGTGTTTGCATGGGGTTATTCATGTCAATTTCAGCTAATTACAAATTGACCGCAGTTCATGTGCATGTTTTATTACTAGGCTGGACTTCTATGATGTTGGCAGGTATTTTATATTATATTTTCAAAGAAGCTGGCACCTCGAAACTTGGTAAATTGCATTTTTGGCTCTTAAATATTGGGCTACCGATTATGATGATTGCACTCGCTCTTGAGATTTATGGCTACCATGCAGTTATACCTTTTGTTGCCGGTGGAAGTATTCTTGTTGTTCTTGCTATTATCATTTTTGCTATTAATATTTTCACACAAATTAAAGAATCTCTAAAATAA
- the thiM gene encoding hydroxyethylthiazole kinase, translated as MKRMNIKEIAKVVEVVRESNPLVHNITNVVVTNFTANGLLALGASPVMAYAKEEVAEMASIAGALVLNMGTLRPEEVEAMLIAGKSANTHHVPVLFDPVGAGATSYRTEVARHIPNEVNLAMIRGNAAEIANVINENWEIKGVDAGAGNGDVVGIAKQAADELDTVTVITGKEDVVTDGERTIIIRNGYPILTKVTGTGCLLTSVMGAFAAVEKDYVKAAVAALTFYGVAAEIAASKTVEQGPGSFQIEFLNQLANITANDIEQYGNIQEVQ; from the coding sequence ATGAAAAGAATGAATATAAAAGAAATCGCAAAAGTAGTGGAAGTAGTAAGAGAGTCTAATCCACTTGTGCATAATATTACAAATGTTGTTGTGACAAATTTTACGGCCAATGGTTTACTTGCACTAGGAGCATCACCAGTTATGGCGTATGCAAAAGAAGAAGTAGCTGAAATGGCTAGCATTGCAGGAGCACTTGTTTTAAATATGGGTACGCTTCGCCCTGAAGAAGTAGAAGCGATGCTCATTGCTGGAAAATCAGCAAATACACACCATGTACCAGTATTATTTGATCCAGTTGGTGCTGGAGCTACGTCTTATCGAACTGAAGTAGCAAGACATATTCCAAATGAAGTGAATTTAGCAATGATTCGCGGGAATGCAGCGGAAATTGCTAATGTTATCAATGAAAATTGGGAGATTAAAGGTGTAGATGCTGGTGCTGGCAATGGTGATGTTGTAGGAATTGCAAAACAAGCAGCAGATGAACTAGATACCGTTACGGTGATTACCGGAAAAGAAGACGTTGTAACAGATGGTGAGCGAACAATCATTATTCGCAATGGATATCCAATTTTAACGAAAGTGACAGGTACAGGTTGTCTATTAACTTCTGTAATGGGGGCATTTGCAGCGGTTGAAAAAGATTATGTGAAAGCGGCAGTTGCTGCATTAACGTTTTATGGTGTAGCAGCGGAAATAGCTGCAAGTAAAACCGTAGAGCAAGGACCAGGAAGTTTCCAAATTGAATTTTTAAATCAGTTAGCAAACATTACTGCAAATGATATTGAACAATATGGAAATATTCAAGAGGTGCAATAA